The following DNA comes from Anopheles arabiensis isolate DONGOLA chromosome 3, AaraD3, whole genome shotgun sequence.
TGTATAGAAGATATCGCTCATCGCTGTCAACGCATTTTGCCGGTAATTTCGGGCTAGCACGAACATACAACATCTGACAGCAAGGGAAAGAGCGTCATTCGGTGCGTGATTATTTGTTGATAGTGGAATTTGTGCATTTTCAACACGCCCGAAACACAAAACCTTCGCCCCCAGGAACCGTTGAAGCGGACATCCCTCCGGCACAATGTTTGGCACGCAAGCGCTCGGTGCCAACCCTGGTTTCGGCAGTCCGACggccacaaccaccaccaatccGATGAAGGACTTCGAAGTAACCTCGCCGCCGGAAGATACGGTGTCGGCGATGGAGTTCAGCCCGGCAACGTTGCAGCAAAACTTTCTCATCGCCGGCAGCTGGGACTGCAGCGTGCGTTGCTGGGAGGTGGAACAGTCCGGCAAGACGGTGCCGAAATCCATCAAAACCATGGGCGGTCCGGTACTGGATGTGTGCTGGGCGGACGACGGCAGCAAAGTGTTCATCGCCTCGACCGACAAGCAGGTGAAGTGTTGGGATCTGGCCTCGGATCAGGTGGCGCAGGTGGCACAGCACGATGCGGCGATCAAAACGTGCCACTGGATCAAGGGCACCAACTACACGTGTCTGATGACGGGTTCGTGGGACAAGACGCTCAAATTCTGGGACACCCGAACACCGCAGCCCATGATGTCGATTCAGCTGCCGGAGCGCTGCTACTGTGCGGATGTGGACTACCCGATGGCAGTCGTGGGCACGGCAGGGCGACATGTGTTGATTTACTCGCTGGAAAACAAACCGACGCAGTTCAAGCAGCAGGAAAGCCCGCTCAAGT
Coding sequences within:
- the LOC120901362 gene encoding protein Rae1 produces the protein MFGTQALGANPGFGSPTATTTTNPMKDFEVTSPPEDTVSAMEFSPATLQQNFLIAGSWDCSVRCWEVEQSGKTVPKSIKTMGGPVLDVCWADDGSKVFIASTDKQVKCWDLASDQVAQVAQHDAAIKTCHWIKGTNYTCLMTGSWDKTLKFWDTRTPQPMMSIQLPERCYCADVDYPMAVVGTAGRHVLIYSLENKPTQFKQQESPLKYQHRTVSVFRDKKKAPTGYALGSIEGRVAIQYVSPLNPKDNFTFKCHRSNGSSGYQDIYAVNDIAFHPVHGTLATVGSDGTFSFWDKDARTKLKSSETLDQSITKCCFNSNGQIFAYAVGYDWSKGHEYYNPQKKTYIFLRSCYDELKPRASS